One Gossypium hirsutum isolate 1008001.06 chromosome A08, Gossypium_hirsutum_v2.1, whole genome shotgun sequence genomic window, TCTTCTTAACAGTGTCTTCTGTTTCTTGAATCAATTTTGGCCCAATTATCTTTCTTTCATTCAACTCCAACCAACAAACAAGTGATTTATATCTGCGAcaatataaagcttcatacggagccatctgaatactcgattggaaactattattatacacaaattcagccaacggtaaataacgttcccaaccaGATTTAAAGTCAATGACACAAGCtcggagcatatcttctaaaatttaaataacccATTCGGATTGCCCGTCAGTCtctggatgaaaagctgtactaaagctgAGTCGAGTACTAAGAGATTCATGCAACTGCCTCTAAAATCTCGATGTGATCCGTGGATcgcgatcagaaattatcgatacaGGTATACCATGCAATTTCACAATTTCCCGAATATAAACTTCAGCAAGTTTTTGAAGTGACTAATCAGTTTTGACTGCTATGAAACGAGCTAATTTTCTAAGtcggtcaacaatcacccaaatagcatttttgttacttgttggcGATGGAaaccctgtcacaaaatccatcataatacagtctcatttccattcaggaatgttaataggctgaagtaatccagtaGGAACCTGATGCTCTGCCTTAACTCGttgacaagttaaacatttagccacatattcaactatatcatttttcatacctggccatcaATATGATTCTCACAGATTACGGTACATTTTTTTTCCTCCCGGATGCATTGCAAAAGggctatcatgtgcttcttgatacgtgatattcgtgataggttttaaaaatttataattaattgctcctgaaactaactattatcacgatgaaggcaagtgtacctatcgaacagtagtatagcttgaacccaaaggaaccaagagtactagtaattactttctttttattatctagcctaaaaattaagggatttgtttatctaaactaattaattaaactaagggtgcacagagagaaaattgaggaaaagcttttgggaaaactcgattgattaaggcaatacccaaggaaaaatccacctagacttcacttattatttaactctgaatcagacaatttattcatttaacttgatccgtagaaatccttaagttatattattatctctctcgagactaataacgtctaaccctaggttaattaattaaaatctctttctaattaacaccctagtgttgcattaactcgatctatggactccctaaTTAGGTTTCCCCCTAATCCAACAAAatattgtcaccctatctctaggcgtgcaatcaacttcgcttaattacgacaaatttacacTTAGATAGGGACTTCTGCTtctctgaataagcgcattaacttgaatcaatatcctggaatactaaaaaaagaattaagagcacataattatgaaaaagtcaaatatttatcatgcaattcagataataataacaagatccatcttaggtttcattcctcttaggtatttagggggtttagttcataattatgaaagaaaacatctcaaaagagtaaagataacaaaacataaagaaaacctaaaactcctaaaggaaattgaagggagatcttcagtcttgatgaagaatctggcttctgagatggatcaatcggatttctttgagtaattccttgcctcctactccgtgttgCCTTTTCTAGTGCCTCCTCAGgtatttaaataggctttagaatgcctaagagccctcaaaagtggtcttttctgaataggactatacttgggctcgacaaggacacgcctgtgtgacacgcccgtgtgcgattgcttcagaccgtggtcaaggctattaaataggcatcgacgtgtggtctacccgtgtaagtcgtgcttcgattcttccaaatggacacagccgtgtggactacacgtgtgaggaagtccaggccgagttgatttctcatgttggtctattttctccttttttggcctgtttctcactctttttattctcatatgctcacctaagtataaaacatgaaattaaaggattaggagcaccgaattcaccaaatctaaggagaaatcatctataaatgtgataagcatgggataaaaatatgtataaattacggtttatcacttcCTGAAGtattaactctttcaattctaaaaTAGCTGGAACACAAATCCGATtacgaaatctcaaacaatcatgttCATCAATACTGAAATTTTCTAACATGCCATTTTgaaccatttttcttttcttcattaacTTATCATCTTCTAACTGTGCTGACCTGATCTGATCGAACATCACTGGTTGGATTCTCAATTTAACTaacaaacttccatcatcattGATACTGAGCTGTGCAAACATCGCTCGTAATTCAATTGCTActtttctacttaatgcatcagctacaacatttgtctttcccggatgataatcaattacacaatcataatcctttagaAGCTCTATCCaccgacgttgtctcaaatttaactccttttTATGATAaaagatacttgagacttttatgatcaataTGAATATAACATTTCTCaacatataagtaatgtctccaaatcttcagtgcaaaAATCACAGCAGCTAACTCCCAATCATGTGTCGAATAATTTCGTTCATGCAGTTTCAAATTTCGAaatgcataagctatcactttccgtcttgcatcaaaacacatccaagACCATTCAAAGAAGCATAACTGTATACAATAAAATCTTTTCCTGACTCTAATAAAGTCAAAACCAGTGCCGCAGTCAACATTtgctttaatttctcaaaactttccttACACTGATCATCCCAAACAAATggaacattcttttgcaataaaTTTGTCATCGGCAAGGCTATCTTTgaaaattcatttacaaatcttcgataataaccagTTAATCCCAAGAAGCTACGTACCTCTGATACATTTTTCGGTGCTTTCCACTGAACaatagcttcaatcttcttcagatcaactctaattccatctgtCGATACCACAAGTCCCAAAAATACAACCTTTGATAACCAAAACTCATATTTGCTAAGCTTTCCATACAAATGTTTCTCccataatatttacaaaaaaactCAAATATGTTGTTCATGTTCAGATTCAGActttgaataaaccaaaatatcatcaatgaaaaccactacaaactgatccaagtacGGTTCAAAAAtccgattcataagatccataaaagcagctagGGCATTAGtcagtccgaaaggcataactaaaaattcataatgtacaTACTGTGTTCGAAATGTTGTCTTTGGTACATCACTTTCCTTTACTTTTAGctggtagtaacccgatctcaaatcaatctttgaaaacacagaagttgctttcaactgatcaaacagatcatcaatacgaggtaacgggtatttatttttatcatcaccttattcaattttcaataatcaatacacaaccgcatcgaaccatctttctttttaacaaataatactggAGCTCACCAAGCTGAAGTACTCGGACGAATAAATCCTCGGTGCAGTAAATCCTGtaactgtactttcaattctttcaactctgtaggtGATACATGGTATGGAGGTATTGATATTGGAGCTATACCAGGATAAActtcaattccaaattcaacctCCCGACCTGGTGGTAATCCttattcttcaggaaatacatcaggaaattcacatacagtcCAGATTTTATTGCACTGAATTTCAACTGAATCTGAATTAATAACATAAAGCCAAGAAAGCTGCACAACCCTAATGAAGAAGTTTATTAGCATGAGTTGCTGAAATAATACGAGCCAACCCACTGGTTCGAATACCATTAACTTCAATTTATCTCTATTTTCACTCTGAATAGTAAACTTCTTTTTACAACAATCTAAAATCACCCCGTGCTTagataaccaatccattcccaaaatcatatCATAGTCACCAAATGGCATTATCAACAAATCAATAGAGAAAATTTTTTCTTGTATCACTCGTGGACATCTCCTACGCACTTGATCCACTAGCACCGTTTGCCCCAATGGACTAGACACTGTTATTGATACTTTAGACAGCTCAGATTTTAATTTCTCGACTCAACCAGTTTTGTATTAACATATAAATGTGAAGATCCCGGATCTATTAAAAGATAAACAGGTTCTGAATGCAATAAAAACATACCTGTCACCACATCATGAGCATCACCCTCTTCACTAGTCCGCATAACATATGCAAGGGCtggtgctctagcttctgattGCTAGGTGGCAATATCACTTCCTCTTCTAGCTCCTCCTCTGATAACCAAACCAGTTCGGCCCAATCTTCGGCCTCTAGAAGCAGATTCAGACCTCTCTGATGTAACTggtacaatattttatttttcggGCAATCTTTAACAAAATTCTCGGTAGATCCACAACCGAAACAATCCCGTGTTAGTCTCCAACATTCACCCTGATACCTATTCCTACAATGTTCATATTCTGAAATTTCAGTATTCAGTGATGGACCTCAAACATTGCCAGTAGAAACTGTCATCTGTTTTCCCTGACTTCTATCACCTCTGTCAGATTTAAAACTCAGTCTCCAATTGCTACGAGATTCTTTTGATCTTTTAGGTTGCGGATTCGAACTAGTGGCTCCAGAACGTTTCCCAAATGGACGAGTATTTTTACCTAATTCTAATACATGTTCAACCATCTTTGCCTTTTCAACAAGATCTACAAATTCTGTAATTCTAAGAGGTACTAGTTGCACTTTTAATTCATTACGTAAACCCCGTAAAAATTGCTTGCAACTATCAACTTCGGTTGGCATATACTCAatagcatatctactgagtcgtGAAAACTCCCTTTCATATTTTGTTACTGACATTTCACCTTGTTTTAACATCAGAAACTCTTGTTTCTTATCTTCAATATACATATCACctatatactttttctgaaattccctctgaaagaaatcccagtttGCCTATTCTTCTCGTACATTTCGAGTCACTGATTCCACTAGACATATGCTTCTTCTTTTAATAATGAGACAGCTGTAGATGGATTGACTTCTTTTAAACCTGGAAATTTTGTAGCACCATATTTATGCAATTCTTTAATTGAGGCTTGACGAGTGGTAGGAGTAGATGTCGTAGCAATTACGATTTTAGCTACCCATTGTAAAGCATCAGCAATAACACTTAGTAATTCTGAATTATCTCTTTCTCTTGTGTTATCTCTTTCGACATTAGAGGATTGATGTCTTATTGGATTTACACTCGATGTTATTGACTCGGTTTCATCTCTTTCATATGATTCATCACCTCCGGTATACATTTCTTGATCAGTTTCATCTATATATCCATCTAACATTTtcactataaaacagaaacaaacaaatatatcagcatccaaatcTCGACTCAATTTGGCTCAATTATGGCaagtacctctagactcaattcctagctcgatttagtccgagaatcagctaaacctgaatagctctaataccactaaatgtaacacccattaacccttatccgtcgttggaacagggttacgaggcattgcCAGATAGTTCAGAACAAAAACGAGCAATCACATATATGTTTAACATATACATCATAATTTAATCACTATGTTCCTTTAATCACGATGTTCGGAACTAATCGGGACTTAATCAAAAGCTTagagaatttttcatgaaatttcaaaaattttcctaggtgcagggcttacacgcccatgtggttcagggacacacccgtgtaacCCTAAACACGCTCGTGCTTCAGACCGTGTCCTACccagtgtaactctctaacttaggcCATAtagccagccacacgcccgtgtgtaaagCCCGTGTGCCTAACACAaccgagacacacgcccatgtctctacccgtgtgcaatttcctgagcattctgttttgcatttttaaggtgcaggggacacatgacctattcacacgcccatgtgtaagccatgtgcctcacatggtctggccacacgcccgtgtgccaggccgtgtggattcAAAATAAGCCCTTTTATGTCAAGTATATCAACCCTGCAAATTTTACACGACAAGCAATTCAATACCCAATTTTTTagccaattcaaaacacattcaaataccTCTATAACATGTCCAAAATGATAGAGCTAATGACTTAAACAATGTATTCACATagttatttctcaaatttaaatcAAAACAATCCAATATAACATCATTTAAGCCAATTCAATCtttataccaaaatataccatttataatttcaacaaaactcatAAACTTATACATAAAACCAGCTAGTATCATTTGTATCATTATATACAACTATTTCTCAACATGACTTACATATGACAACCTAGGTACATAccatttaccaaaaataaaatgtaCTTCACCACTTAAGTTCAGAATTGGTtctggatgctgattcaacgtttGAACTTTAACCTaacctacgcacggaaacaaaccgtacactAAGTATAACACTCAATgttatttctataatccgaataaatttataatatttaaacatataattacACATAACAAAAACTATTCAACAACAAtcaaatttcataattatattgttCAATACACTTCCAATtatcatatcttttattttaatcattttattgccATTTAATAGCAATTCACAACAAGATATTCAATGcaatttcaatatcaatttccATTTCATGAACCATGGTTCATACAATTCCATGCATTTCAATTACATATTCCATTTCAATACTCATTCCAATTCATAATCAATATCTTTCAATATCAATCAATTGATCAAGTCATTCACACACCCCTATTAACGCAACtcagactcggacggatacacggatccaaccagaACACACCAATACGACACTGAATGCCTCATCGGCTATGCCGAAGTATAAATAATACGGTACTCAGTACCTAATCGGAATTATTTGAAGTAACAATAcgacacacacagtgcctcatcgactcgaggtcgaagaattGCTTACTCaatcaatcctatggcatgctaattatatccgacttagcccgacattgttaatagggttttcaattcacatttcaatttccAAATAATATCAATTTCAATCGATTCCAATTCAATACACATTTCAGTCATTCTTATGTTTCACAAGACAATTCAATTAAATATCAATATAATAGCAAATAAtacacaatcaattcaatttcacttaCCTTACCTATTAAATGacaaatacaataaataattattgaatttggattatagaaatacaaatcgtatTTTTCCGAGTCACTCCTCGTTAACTTTTTCTTTCCCCTTCTTAGTCGATGTCTCCGGCTCAATGTTAGTTacgaaaattaaaacaattaaattttatcaatacattacaatttcatattgaatatttcaatttatacaaacttttacctaaattccaatttagtcctaaaatttaACTAACTTCTTTTCTTACAAAACCAATTCCATATCTCAATTTAATTTCCACTTTAATCAAATTTCAACACCCTAATTTCACCatacaactcaaattttgaatttctttcaatttagtccttactacttaaaacttataatttgttttacaattcaatccttttctcaattctaatttgaaattctatcaattcaaaccctaattcttcaattaattcaacataaaccACATCTAAAAAtcaactaactttcaaaatttccacataaatcaagtaatattttattctaggattctaaaaacatcaaaattacaaaaaaagggactaaattgatttaCCACTTAAACTTGAAACCTCAAGACCCTAATTTCTCctcctttttctttccctttttctttctttctttccttcctctGTTTTGTTTttgctattctgtttcttttgtttctttttatgttttattatattaatattatatcatattaacttaataattattatttcttaattaataagtaaatacatatatgtattacaaatttatgtataatatttattacacatgtattttatttttaccatacaattgtcatgatttggtttatttatttatttagtctttCAACTTTTCTTGATTCTATAAGCTTtcacacttaatttaatttaatccttataccttcTTAACcttaattcaaactaattcacctaattaaaatctaattaaccacacgactaacttcgtaaatatttttaataaatatttacgaattcatttTACAAAAACGAAGACCCAAAAATGTACTTTTTCGATAACCGTAAATTTCAGGTTGTTACAGTGCAAATGACCCTATTGACATGCCAATTGTACCTTGGCCGTTCTACTAAGTTACATAGGCATTGACTATTCATATATCATAGTCTCATTTCTTTCCATcatcaattcatataatatactattttcaaattcataaaaatatatactcaACACCATTATTCCATACCATTTCTACCATCAATTCATAATATAAgacatttatcaatttatatcatgtttatttctattttattcattttagtccaatTCTGATATTCAATATCAACAATCACAAATCAAGTCATGAGACATTTAACCATCTCACCTCACTAGCTAGTATGCTCtaatcatgcatatatataaatatatattgtactccaatcataaaagtacaaaccaaAATTGCAGTTTCTCATCTACGACTCTCTTTTCATTTCCCTCGTAATGGCCCAACAATGGCTCAATGTCGTCTTTCACTACAAtcgataatttaataaataaaactaaatcaGATTTCATTCGATCCACATTTAAATACAAATCtatacatattttacattttattcaatttagtccttatacttggGATATGTATATCTTTCGATATTTAGCATTAGgttaaaatctgatttcacattCTTTAATAAGGGACACTATACTTTCTATTCATAGCataatttcatgataggttttcaatttattcaatttggtacctaatgtCACAAAGTTAGCTAACAAGCCTAtttagctttacaatttagtccttatcatgatctaagcttaatatctatcaaattcaagcctaattaatcaatttctcaacaatgaaaacttgctaaaaacttaaaaatagaacaaattgatacatgggctagctaaatcaagctcccatgaccataaatctataaaaattataagaaaatggttTGGTTACCTTGGTAGATTTTTCGTCTGAATGCTTAAGACCCAAAAATGgagttttctcttattttctatCTTTGGACACTGTAAAAAGATGGTATTATCACCTTTCTTTCCATTAAAATTCTATATAtacataattaacctttagtgaatcatcattaattagattaattatgttttattatattaattcatCTATTAATTTAAACTTAATGACATCCACCATCATCATCCACTATATACTATTTAATgttggtctatttaccattttggtcctttttataaTTGCTATCTAGGTCCCCCAGccctttcttaattaaaactcaatagcggttgaatttttacaatttagtctctaagcttTAATTAGCTATTTTTTGGATAAATTACTTAACCgatcattattataattttatactaaccctgtaaatattcttattttatatttacgagCTTATCTTAtgaaaatggggttttgaaaCCGTATTTTTTTACACGATTGAAATTTTGGTCGTTACAGCCTCACTTCTCTGTCCTGGGCCCTATTTGACTAGTGAGGTTCTTGAACTAAGAATTACTTAAGGTACCCCTTTATTCTACAAATTCACACATTTCTTAGTCTGGTATCCTCGAGCATTGTGGTATTTGCAATGATGATTAGATTTGTTATGATGCGCACTAGGCGGGAGATACGAGGCTACTTCTaggattcttttattttctacctaATCAATATCTGGGTCAGGGAGTAGTTGAGTTAATGGTAGGTACAGAAATGGTTGTATAAGGCTCTAGTTCACTGATCTTGGCCTCCCTTATAACTATGAATAAGTCCCTAGTGGCCCGTGGAATAGACATTGGTTACCGATTGATTGCTTTTTTGGCTTGATTGTTTATAATGTCCATGTCCACGTCCACTTACCCCTGAACTGGTCATTGGCTACTGATAGCCTTGAATGATCTTCACGAATGATTGCTCTAGTGGGTTGTCAGTGTGGAGGAATCAACATGGATTTTTCTGACCTCATCTCCTTCCGAGAACTTGTCCACCATTTCATAGAGATGAGACAACTTCGTTAGAGTATTCCCAATGATGATGTACCTTAAGTGCTAATGAGAGGTCCCAATAATAAAATCCTGAATGGCTTATTCATTGGTGACTCCTTTCATAATCATGGTGGCAACATTGGATCTTTTAACATAACCATGAAAGAACTCATTTGCTTATTTTCGAATGGTCATCAAGTATGCCGGAGATTGTTGGAGCATCTTGTTGGCCAGAGAACGACTCATGAACTACTTAGCCAATTGATCAAAGAAATGTATAGATCCCCAAGGTAGCAATAGGTACCACTATCGGGTCGTCGACTCTATCAGATGCTCCAATATATTCATGTGGTTGTTATATCGAGCTAGATAGTTTTTTAGATCCCCTAATCCATTGTACAAGaactttaaaaaacttaaaatttgtaGATATGGTTTTTGAAAACTTCAGGTGCTAATGGTTCATTGGAGTAATTCTAGATAGATTCATCCGGTCTTCCCCATTTTACTTTTTGCAACAACTCTACCTTGAAAGTCTTGAGTTGTTCTTCCACAAAGATGTTGTTGTTTTCCTAATAGCATTGGGATGCTACTGAAAGGTTGTCATTATGCATGCAAAAACCTTCTAAATTACCACGATCATTACTTCTTCAAAGTACAAATTGAGATTCCTCCTCTTAATGCTCTATATTTTCTCGTCTCGAGACCTCCTATGTAACTCTTAACTTCGTGATAAGCCACTTATTCTTAGCGTTCCTTTGATCAAGGTTCCGCTACTGCTTCTTGAAGTAGGGTTCTTACTAAGAGAACTATTTTTCCAAACATCATAATTTCTCCTGAATCTCTTTGTCATGAGGCTGGAGAATTTACGCCTATTGGTGAGAACCCTGGTCTAATAGAATGTGAGTCACAATTGGTGGAGGAGGTATGGCCGTAAAGCAAGTTACAGCTTCTTGTAAGCAGCGAGCTATATGTTTAAGAGGTTTAGGATGAGTCACACTAGGTTGTGATTGAAGCATTACAACAGTGAAGAGAGTCAAGGTGACTAGAGGAGTAGTTCTTATTGGTACAGCTAAAATGGTAAAGTTGGTGGCTAGAGGATCTGTCAAAGCAAGGTGGGGAGAAGGACGTTTGCATATTACAAATGAGCTCCAACAAGAATGGAGGCAGAAATAAAGGTTTATGTATAGTTAAAGCCAGTAGAAATACCTAAGACAGGGGGATGGAGGTGTTAAGTGAAGTGGAAGAGTTGACTTAGACAATTGGGTTATTGGTTGGTTGGTTTGATCATCCAGAGTGCCACTTTAAGATTAAGAAGTCATGTTATCCACGCTCACTGCACCAATTTTAATACAATGATACAACAAGGGGGAGTACAGAGGAGGTAATGGTGGTTACTACAGAGACTAATTCACCCAGTCAGGCTGAAAAGCCCAAGGTTATGGATAGTAAAGGTAGAGAAAGTGTCAAAGTCGAAAGTTAAAGGTATGCTGGCAGAGTGTAGGCTTACTATTCTTGAAGATTTCATCCTTTCTTCATCATTCCTGGAGGTATTTATAGGCAAGGGTCCCGTGTAAGATGGTGTTAACATGTTGGACTTTCCATTAAGCCATCATTACGGAGCGCCTGAGAAGAATGTCTTTGATGGGACGAAGATGTGTAACACCCCCCACCCGTGCCCTACCCTGATATGGCATATGAGGCGTTactaaactttaacacatgcacgCAATCATTTCCatgtcaccaagacttgatcaaatttaaaacttttttgaacTTTGTTTAATCTCCTTAATACAGGCCTACGATGCCTCAAAcattcattggaaaccattcggaACCAACTAAGGTCCTTAAATCAACTTAAAAAAATGACCCTCGAAGCAGAGCACATGCTCGTTTGGAAGGacaacacgctcgtgtggcccttgtgacatggtcgtgctgatggcccgtgtgacacacacagcctaagcacctagggatacgcccttgtcccatgcccatgtgaattaaattccaaattcgaacctacaagggttttcacacggcctgacacacgtcGGTGTCTAtgacccgtgtccctcacacggccatgacacgcatgtgcccgtgtccaaaaaccttgacattttgtttctgacgtcaacatCTAAtaaagggcacacggccaaggcacacgcccgtggccagaggccgtgtcctctacacggctgagacacacgatcgtgtctctgcctatgtgtttactaccatacatactgacttgaaaattttacgtgcaggggacacacagtgggacaacacgcccatagggctagccgtgtgtgacacgcttagttacacgcccgtgtgactacccgtatggacaatataaggctatctaccaagccctttgccaccctgagACATATTCTATCACCAGCCAACATATCAACATCTAACTTGATATAAATTCTCAATCCAACAACTatagctaaggcctatatacatttcatctattccaccatgtcaacaatttcacatttatgAAAGACTactttgcattcatataataactttgaatattagccatttttttcatggccttatacaaaatgactcaaatattaaaacaagccaacacatttggccccaaaacaatgtgacactaaaacaaaatcaatgagtcctatacatgccataattaaaatttaagaactaattataccaagtgcttaaatcgatagtgtgattgatgcctcTGACATCCGTTGATCCATGAGCTAATgaggtgacactataagaaaatggaaaggaatagggtaagcataaagcttagtaagttgcatgcaaat contains:
- the LOC107891272 gene encoding uncharacterized mitochondrial protein AtMg00860-like, translated to MRTSEEGDAHDVVTDGIRVDLKKIEAIVQWKAPKNVSEVRSFLGLTGYYRRFVNEFSKIALPMTNLLQKNVPFVWDDQCKESFEKLKQMLTAALVLTLLESGKDFIVYSYASLNGLGCVLMQDGK